The nucleotide sequence ATACCAGTCCAAACTCAACAAGAGTGGATTCAAGACTTCAAGAAAATTGAGGAGAATGCATGAGAAGGCAAAACTCCGGGCAAGGCATTACATTAACACTGCAGTTAGGCAGACAGTTGAAAGACTCTACTACTTGGGAGTCTCAAAAATCGTGGTTGGTTACCCAAAGAAGATTGCGAGGAACTCCAATAAAGGTAAAAAGCAGAATTTTATCCTCTCTCAAGTCTGGCGGTTTAACTATGTTATTAAACGCTTGACTGAAGTTGCCGAAGAGTATGGTATTCGAGTCTTGCTTGTTGACGAGGCTTTCACTTCTCAAACGTGCCCCCTCTGCGGGAAGCCCCACAACGGAGCAAGGTTTGTTAGGGGATTATACAAGTGTCCCGCGGAGGGGCTTGTAATGAATGCTGACTTGGTTGGTGCTTTCAACATTTTGAAGAAGGTTGTGAGAACGATAACCCCGAGCCTGCCGGGTTTAACGGCAGGTAGGGGTAACGGGGGGAAGACCCTCCTCGAGGGGGTTGAAAAGCCCGTTTAAAGCGGGCTTTGGTGAAGCCCCTCAAACCTCCCTGCCCGTGGCGAGGGGTTAACTCGTTGGAACCCTCGCCCTTTAGGGCGGGGAAGAGGTCAGCTCGTCATACTACAGTCTGACAAAATATAAAACCTTTTTTGACTAAATGAGCAGTTGTTTAGCTGACTTATTAGTTTCTAAGGGATAAGCCTAAGAATTTAAACTAATCTGATAATTTTTGGATATGGGCATTGATTTTAGCAGATAAGTTTTGCTAGGGATGAGAATTGTTTTTGCGAGAACGATTATTCAACATAGTAGCATAAAGAGAAAAATGCTTAAATATCTCATTCTTTACTTCTTATCTTGGTGGTAATATGAAGGTTTTGATTATGGCAGGTGGTTATGCTACTCGCCTATGGCCTATCACAAAAGATAACCCAAAAGCTTTACTTCCCGTTGGGGATAAAGTGATTCTTGACTATATCATTGAAAAAACGAAAGAGCTTGATTTGAATGTTTACGTTTCAACAAATAGATTTTTTGCAAAGTACTTTGAGGAGTGGGGTAAAAATAAAGATATTGAGCTTTTAATTGAAGACACCCTTCATGAGGAGGAGAAACTCGGTACCATTGGGGCTTTAAATGAGGCTCTTGAAAAGCTTGGCTTGGATGATTACCTAGTCATCGCTGGAGACAATTTGTTCTCTTTCAGCTTGAGGGATTTTTTGGATAGATACGATGGAAAGACACTCATAGCTGTTTATGATATCGGCGATTTTGAGCTCGCAAAGAGGTACGGAGTTGTCCTCCTTGAAGGCAATAAAGTTATTGATTTTGAGGAAAAGCCTGCAAGGCCAAAGTCAACATGGATAAGCACTGGAGTCTATGTTTTCCCAAAGGAAGTTATGGAGATGGTTCCTCAATACCTGGAGGAGGGTAATAGAGACTCACCGGGATATTTTATTCAGTGGCTTCTCAAGAAAGGAATTGAAATCCATGCGTATAAATTTGATGACTACTGGTATGATATTGGAAGTGCTGACAGCTATCTTGAGGCTTTAAAAACTCTCTTAAAGGAGAGCCAGATTGAGGAGATTCAGATCAGCCCTTATGCAAAGATCATTCCTCCAGTTGTGATAAAGAAGGGCGCAAAAATTCTTGGAAGGTCAATCATTGGGCCTTACGCTTACATTGGTGAGAACTGCATGATAGAGAACTCTGATATTAGTGATTCGATAATCTTTAAGGACACAATAATAAGGAATTCGACGATTTGGCGTTCGATTATTGATGAGAAGTGTGAGATAAGGAATTTAGAGCTTAAGAAGAGCTTAGTTGGAGGACATGCAAAGATACAGAGAGGAGATTGAAGTATCAAAAAGCGGAAGTGCGGACACACTGGAAACAAGTTACTCTTTGAAAATCTCAAAGAACAGCTCTTTTTTAATTCTGAAACCTACTTGAGTTAGCTCTTTAAAAAGGTCTTCAGGCTCAAATTTGGCTAAGTTTAATTCTTTTAAAATCTTCAGAATGCCCAATGTTCCGATTACCTTAACTCCTTCGCTTCTCGCAACTTTTCGAGCTTTTAAATCATCCAAAGCAACCCAACACTTATTCCTCTTTGCCAAGATTATTGCTTCGGTTTCTCCTTTATGTAAGCCTACAATCCCCTCTGCATTTACTTGAAGAACTCTAATTTTTCCCATGTTAACCAATTCGGCAATCTTCTTTGAAGATTCGTCATTTTTTGCTCTAATTTCATCATAAACTGCCTTTGGGATTATAACTTCATCAAAAATATCAAAAATTTTGTCGAGATATCTTAGCTTTTCTAGAAAGATTAATGGAGAGGTATTAAAGACTATCCTCAATTTTTAGCTCCTCCAAGAGCCTTTTTACTGCCTCTTTTTCTAAATTGGCTTCTTCTTCATCCAAGAATGAATAGTCAATTTCGAGAAGGTCTAAAAGAAATGCGAGCTTTTCTGTGTCGAGTTTGAGAAGCTCAGCAGCTTTTTCAAACGTTATTTGATGAGAGACCAATAACCCTAACACTTTGAAAAACCTCTCTTTTTCCTCATAAGTTTTGAATAGAGGAAAACCCCAAACAACCTTCTCTATCTCCTGCATAGTGCTCACTGAAGTTTAGTTGGATTAAGGAAAATAAAAACATTTCTCTAGTTAAACTAAACCTCAATACACTAACGCTTTAAGACATCTAGGAATTCTTTAGCTTTTCCTTCCAACCTCTTGGCTTACAACTTGAAAGCCTTGCCCGTTAGGGCGAGACTTTCAAAAGAAAAAAGTCAGATGGAGCTTAAGAAAAGCCTCTTGGTGGACATGCGAAGATACAAAGAGGAGATTAAGAATAGTGAGGGATGCCATATAGAAGTTGGTCTATAGCGGAGTTCCACCTTGAGACAAAGCTTACATCCATTAATACAACCCTCACAACTCTGGGCAAGTTGTGGGATTTATATTTCAGATACAAACTTTGGGGGTCAAAGTGAAGCTTTTGCTTCAGTCCTCTTCCTATACAGTACCCCTCACTATATACTCACACTTAACTTATATAAACCTTTCTATTTTATAGTTTTTTATCTAAAGCAAATTCCAATTTGAAATTAATAAAAGATTAAACCCAAAAATTTTAGTTTTATCAAGAAAAATGAGTATTAATAAACGCTAATGGACACTTGGAATTTGGGAGGTTAAAGTACTCCGTTCAACAACTTTAGGATTGTCAGAGCACTGATTATTTGGAAAACGATCTTCAGCTTTTGACTTCCTATTTTTACAGCTGTCTTTGCGCCGAGCCAAGAGCCTACCACAACTGGAATCAGAATTGGAACTGCTAGGGAATAGTCAACATTCTTGTAAAGGCCATAAACAATTGTTGCAGTTAAGTTGTTGGCGAAGATGATTATCTTTGCAGTTCCGTTTGTCTTCAACATATCTAATCGGAAAAAATAAGTTATTAGTGCTATAGCAACCAGCGAAGAGGCTATTCCCAAAATCCCAACATAAATTCCAAAGAGGAATCCAGATATTACTGCTAAGGTTGTTTTTGTGTTTTGACTTTTTTAAATTTTCTCGTTGAATCTGATTTAACCGTTATTATTGTTCCCGCGAAGAGGAGAAGCGTAACGAAGAGAGTTGCAGATTTCTCTGGGAGGGATATTAAAAGTTTGCTCCCAATTATAGATCCGAGAATTGAGGGGATCGCTAAATAAAAGGCGAGCTTTAAATCAGCGCTCTTCTACTTTATGTACGTTAATGAAGAGATAAAAGTTAGGCCTGCTATCACCAATTTTAAAGTTCCTACAGCAGTTCTCGTTGGGACATTTAGGAAAGTTAGAATTGAGAAGATAATCAAGCTTCCCCCACTCATCATAGAGCCTAGGAATCCTCCTCCAAAACTTAATGCTGTTATGATGATCAGCTTGTATTCCATGTGGGTAATTTGGAGTGTTGATATATAATTCCTTTTGTTATTGAGAGAAGGGGCTTCGCCCCTTAGACCCCGCTTTATTTTTCTATCTCGGCGCTTACGCGCCGCAATATATGTTTTATCCGGACATCATTTCTTTCTCTTGTTTATGCTTGCTAAAACCAAAATATTTAAATATTCGAGTCATGTTTATTATAATCATGATTCGAAAATTTGTAAACCGGAAGAGGGAGCTTGAAGTCTTAGAGAGAGCATGGAGGGAAGGCTTTCGACTTTTTGTGGTCTACGGGAGAAGAAGGGTGGGAAAAACTGCCCTTTTGAGGAAATTCTTGGAGAATAAAAGGGGCATATATTTTCTCTGCTCCCAGAGGGGATATGGGAAAGACATCGAGAGATTTTCTCACGAGATAAGTTCTTTTATTGGTGCTCCGGTAAGATTCGGAAGCTTTAGGGATGCATTTAGGTTCCTAAAGGGACAGGGGAGGCTTTTGGTGATTCTTGATGAGTTTCCTTACTTGATAGAGGCAGACAAGGGTGTTACATCTGAGTTTCAGGAGGTGGTGGATATAGTGCTTGAGGGTTCAGAGATCACCATTATCCTCTGCGGTTCGAGCGTTGGAATGATGGAGCGTGAGGTTCTCAGCTACAAGAGCCCTCTCTATGGGCGAGCAAGTGGGGTTCTGAAGGTCAAACCATTCCGCTTCTTCGATATGGTCGAATGGTTTGGAAAGGACTTTGAGAGGCTTTTAAGACTCTA is from Thermococcus paralvinellae and encodes:
- a CDS encoding sugar phosphate nucleotidyltransferase, with product MKVLIMAGGYATRLWPITKDNPKALLPVGDKVILDYIIEKTKELDLNVYVSTNRFFAKYFEEWGKNKDIELLIEDTLHEEEKLGTIGALNEALEKLGLDDYLVIAGDNLFSFSLRDFLDRYDGKTLIAVYDIGDFELAKRYGVVLLEGNKVIDFEEKPARPKSTWISTGVYVFPKEVMEMVPQYLEEGNRDSPGYFIQWLLKKGIEIHAYKFDDYWYDIGSADSYLEALKTLLKESQIEEIQISPYAKIIPPVVIKKGAKILGRSIIGPYAYIGENCMIENSDISDSIIFKDTIIRNSTIWRSIIDEKCEIRNLELKKSLVGGHAKIQRGD
- a CDS encoding DUF3368 domain-containing protein — its product is MRIVFNTSPLIFLEKLRYLDKIFDIFDEVIIPKAVYDEIRAKNDESSKKIAELVNMGKIRVLQVNAEGIVGLHKGETEAIILAKRNKCWVALDDLKARKVARSEGVKVIGTLGILKILKELNLAKFEPEDLFKELTQVGFRIKKELFFEIFKE